The following are encoded together in the Raineyella sp. LH-20 genome:
- a CDS encoding UPF0182 family protein, with protein sequence MSTASPTRPRRRPHPLLITLVTVAVLLVVLAVTANIWTDFLWYRSLGYSEVFSTRLLAAVLMFFVGLVVMAGLVIGNGLIALRLRPRTRPTAQSSLLETYRHVIFSGRFRSGLFVIGGILGLFAGFGISGNVDTVLAWVHRTPFGGQDAGFGLDPGFYVFDYPFWRMTLNFLITCLVLSGLVALVIHYLSGALRLERGVRSTSGAQVHLSVLIGVVLLVYAGLRVFDRYALQLGTGQLVTGMGYTDEHVRSTAQLILAVITVVCALLFFANAALRRWRVPVASVVLLVLSGLILGLIYPAVVQAFSVTPDEPDKEKPYIERNIAATRQAFGLSDVEVQDYTAVTQTSAGQLRADAEALPGIRLIDPKVVAPAYEQFQQVRGFYQFPKTLDVDRYTVDGQESDVVVAAREIDLNGLDSKSWNNIHTVYTHGYGMVAAYGNRRQTEGQPDWLEKDIPPTGKLDEEQSRVYFGQLFTDYSIVGAPAGTAPVELDTPGGGDQSGGSKMFTYDGKGGVAIGNMVTRALYAIRFADPNILLSDRVNASSRIIYNRTPTERVKAAAPWLTVDSNIYPAIVSGRLVWIVDGYTTSNTYPNAQRVNLTSAVSSQRPTDTGLGLGGPSVNYMRNSVKAVVDAYDGTVSLYAWDQSDPILQTWEKTYPGLIQGRDQISPELLNHLRYPEDLFQVQREVLARYHMTDPHQWYQRTDLWQIPDDPVLGTGNKEQPYYLSVKWPGDQNPVFSLTSVYVPNARSNLASYMAVNADAASPQYGQIRILRMSDQTQIDGPGQTFNAMTTNEQVATRLRPYLNQGSASASYGNLLTLPVGGGLLYVQPVYTERQGATGAYPALSFVMSRFGNSVGIGTTLQQSLDQVFAGDAGATTGESGGPAQATTGTATPPSQTPAGSGAVGTVDQAALQQAITDAQQAFADADKALKAGDLGTYQKRTQDAQAAVARMRQAMGG encoded by the coding sequence GTGAGCACCGCCTCTCCGACCCGCCCCCGTCGCAGGCCGCACCCGTTGCTGATCACCCTGGTCACGGTGGCGGTGCTGCTGGTGGTGCTCGCGGTGACGGCGAACATCTGGACCGACTTCCTGTGGTACCGCAGCCTCGGCTACTCAGAGGTGTTCAGCACTCGGCTGCTCGCCGCCGTGCTGATGTTCTTCGTCGGCCTGGTCGTGATGGCGGGGCTGGTCATCGGCAACGGGCTGATCGCGCTGCGGTTGCGGCCCCGCACCCGACCGACCGCGCAGAGCAGCCTGCTGGAGACCTACCGGCACGTGATCTTCAGCGGCCGGTTCCGGTCGGGGCTGTTCGTCATCGGCGGCATCCTCGGCCTGTTCGCCGGGTTCGGCATCTCGGGCAACGTGGACACGGTGCTGGCCTGGGTGCATCGCACCCCGTTCGGCGGACAGGACGCCGGCTTCGGCCTGGATCCGGGGTTCTACGTCTTCGACTACCCGTTCTGGCGGATGACGCTGAACTTCCTGATCACCTGCCTGGTGCTCAGCGGCCTGGTCGCCCTGGTGATCCACTACCTGTCCGGCGCACTGCGACTGGAGCGGGGCGTACGGTCCACCTCCGGCGCCCAGGTCCACCTGTCGGTGCTGATCGGCGTGGTCCTGCTGGTGTACGCGGGGCTGCGGGTCTTCGACCGGTACGCGCTGCAGCTCGGCACCGGGCAGCTGGTCACCGGCATGGGCTACACCGACGAGCACGTACGATCCACCGCGCAGCTCATCCTCGCGGTGATCACCGTCGTGTGCGCGCTGCTGTTCTTCGCCAACGCGGCGCTGCGCCGCTGGCGGGTGCCGGTCGCCTCGGTGGTCCTGCTGGTGCTCTCCGGGCTGATCCTCGGGCTGATCTACCCGGCCGTGGTGCAGGCCTTCTCGGTGACCCCGGACGAGCCGGACAAGGAGAAGCCGTACATCGAGCGCAACATCGCCGCCACTCGGCAGGCGTTCGGGCTCTCCGACGTCGAGGTCCAGGACTACACGGCGGTGACCCAGACCTCGGCCGGCCAGCTGCGCGCCGACGCGGAGGCACTGCCCGGCATCCGGCTGATCGACCCGAAGGTGGTCGCGCCGGCGTACGAACAGTTCCAGCAGGTGCGTGGCTTCTACCAGTTCCCGAAGACCCTCGACGTCGACCGCTACACCGTCGACGGCCAGGAGAGCGACGTCGTGGTCGCCGCCCGCGAGATCGACCTCAACGGGCTGGACTCCAAGAGCTGGAACAACATCCACACCGTCTACACCCATGGCTACGGCATGGTCGCCGCCTACGGCAACCGCCGCCAGACCGAGGGCCAGCCGGACTGGCTCGAGAAGGACATCCCGCCGACCGGCAAGCTCGACGAGGAGCAGTCGCGGGTCTACTTCGGCCAGCTGTTCACCGACTACTCGATCGTCGGCGCCCCGGCCGGCACCGCGCCCGTCGAGCTCGACACCCCCGGCGGCGGGGACCAGAGCGGTGGCTCGAAGATGTTCACGTACGACGGCAAGGGCGGCGTGGCGATCGGCAACATGGTCACCCGGGCGCTCTACGCGATCCGGTTCGCCGACCCCAACATCCTGCTGTCCGACCGGGTGAACGCGTCCTCGCGGATCATCTACAACCGCACGCCGACCGAGCGGGTCAAGGCGGCCGCGCCGTGGCTCACCGTCGACTCCAACATCTATCCGGCGATCGTCAGCGGCCGGCTGGTGTGGATCGTCGACGGCTACACCACCTCGAACACCTACCCGAACGCGCAGCGGGTCAACCTCACCTCGGCCGTCTCCTCGCAGCGTCCCACCGACACCGGGCTCGGCCTGGGTGGGCCGTCGGTCAACTACATGCGCAACTCGGTGAAGGCCGTCGTGGACGCGTACGACGGCACGGTCAGCCTGTACGCCTGGGACCAGTCGGACCCGATCCTGCAGACCTGGGAGAAGACCTACCCCGGCCTGATCCAAGGCCGCGACCAGATCTCGCCGGAGCTGCTCAACCACCTGCGCTACCCGGAGGACCTCTTCCAGGTGCAGCGCGAGGTGCTCGCCCGCTACCACATGACGGACCCGCACCAGTGGTACCAACGCACCGACCTGTGGCAGATCCCCGACGACCCGGTGCTCGGCACCGGCAACAAGGAGCAGCCGTACTACCTGTCGGTGAAGTGGCCCGGTGACCAGAACCCGGTCTTCAGCCTGACGTCGGTGTACGTCCCGAACGCCCGGTCCAACCTCGCCTCCTACATGGCGGTGAACGCGGACGCCGCCAGCCCGCAGTACGGCCAGATCAGGATCCTGCGGATGTCGGACCAGACCCAGATCGACGGTCCCGGCCAGACGTTCAACGCGATGACGACGAACGAACAGGTCGCCACCCGGCTGCGCCCGTACCTCAACCAGGGCTCCGCCAGCGCGTCGTACGGCAACCTGCTGACCCTGCCCGTCGGCGGCGGCCTGCTGTACGTCCAGCCGGTCTACACCGAGCGGCAGGGGGCGACCGGGGCCTACCCGGCGCTGAGCTTCGTGATGTCGCGGTTCGGCAACTCGGTCGGCATCGGCACGACCCTGCAGCAGTCCCTCGACCAGGTGTTCGCCGGTGATGCCGGCGCCACCACCGGCGAGTCCGGCGGACCGGCCCAGGCGACCACCGGCACGGCCACCCCGCCGTCCCAGACGCCCGCCGGATCGGGCGCTGTAGGCACCGTCGACCAGGCCGCGTTGCAGCAGGCCATCACCGACGCCCAACAGGCGTTCGCCGACGCGGACAAGGCGCTGAAGGCCGGCGACCTCGGCACCTACCAGAAGCGGACCCAGGACGCGCAGGCCGCGGTGGCGCGGATGCGCCAGGCGATGGGCGGCTAG
- a CDS encoding pitrilysin family protein, producing MSFDFLRLPPRPRPLTTEASPWQAPLPTVRRLDNGMRVAVHHLPGQHVVSAALVLEVPLATEPRRLEGVATIAARCLDEGTGPHPGPAFAEALANAGAVLSLSVAQAGLRVHLEVPITHLDRALALFAEAVVRPTLAADDVERHVALRLAQIDQVLSRPASFTPLLLRAVVFDPDSRAQRPSGGTRQTVEQIRPEDVQAFHAARFDPGRATLVLGGDFAGTDPVPLVEAAFGGWSGPGLPAATYAPPLPAPPAVVLADRPGAVQADVAFGGPAPDRTDPRWADLRVATHAVGGAFWSRLNRVLREERGYTYGISMGLLPFRAGGAYSVTSSFRTEVAAPTVAAARQLMSLDGAPLTDQEVDDAVAYSVGLLPLHLATAAGMVEQTASTLLNGLPLGYVNEHLARIRAVTPASATVSYTEVVDPAAMSLVVAGDAGALLGPLAEQGIVPDKVVRPEDVLD from the coding sequence ATGAGCTTCGACTTCCTTCGCCTTCCGCCCCGGCCGCGACCGCTGACGACCGAGGCCTCGCCCTGGCAGGCCCCGCTGCCCACCGTGCGGCGACTGGACAACGGGATGCGCGTCGCCGTGCACCACCTGCCCGGCCAGCACGTCGTCTCCGCCGCCCTGGTGCTCGAGGTGCCGCTGGCCACCGAGCCCCGTCGGCTGGAGGGCGTCGCCACCATCGCCGCCCGATGCCTGGACGAGGGCACCGGCCCGCACCCCGGCCCGGCATTCGCCGAGGCGCTGGCCAACGCCGGCGCCGTCCTGTCCCTGTCTGTGGCCCAGGCCGGCCTGCGGGTCCACCTCGAGGTGCCGATCACCCATCTCGACCGGGCGCTGGCCCTGTTCGCCGAGGCGGTCGTCCGGCCGACCCTGGCCGCCGACGACGTCGAACGGCACGTCGCGCTGCGGCTGGCGCAGATCGACCAGGTGCTGTCCCGGCCGGCGTCCTTCACCCCGCTGCTGTTGCGGGCGGTCGTCTTCGACCCCGACAGCCGCGCCCAACGGCCGTCCGGCGGCACCCGGCAGACCGTGGAACAGATCCGCCCCGAGGACGTGCAGGCCTTCCACGCCGCCCGGTTCGACCCTGGCCGGGCCACGCTGGTCCTCGGCGGTGACTTCGCCGGCACCGACCCGGTCCCGTTGGTCGAGGCGGCCTTCGGCGGCTGGTCGGGGCCCGGACTGCCGGCGGCCACGTACGCTCCTCCGCTGCCCGCACCGCCGGCCGTCGTGCTCGCCGATCGACCGGGAGCGGTGCAGGCCGACGTGGCGTTCGGCGGCCCGGCCCCGGATCGTACGGATCCCCGCTGGGCGGACCTGCGGGTGGCGACCCACGCCGTCGGCGGCGCCTTCTGGAGCAGGCTCAACCGGGTGCTCCGTGAGGAACGGGGCTACACGTACGGCATCTCGATGGGCCTGCTGCCGTTCCGCGCCGGTGGGGCGTACTCGGTCACCTCGAGTTTCCGCACCGAGGTCGCCGCCCCCACGGTGGCCGCCGCCCGGCAGCTGATGTCACTGGACGGCGCTCCGCTCACCGATCAGGAGGTGGACGACGCGGTCGCCTACTCCGTCGGTCTGCTGCCGCTGCACCTGGCCACCGCGGCCGGCATGGTCGAGCAGACGGCCTCGACGCTGCTGAACGGCCTCCCGCTCGGCTACGTCAACGAGCACCTGGCCCGGATCCGTGCGGTGACGCCGGCGTCGGCGACCGTCTCCTACACCGAGGTGGTCGACCCGGCGGCGATGAGTCTGGTGGTGGCGGGTGACGCCGGGGCCCTGCTCGGCCCGCTGGCCGAGCAGGGGATCGTCCCCGACAAGGTCGTCCGGCCGGAGGACGTCCTGGACTGA
- a CDS encoding pitrilysin family protein, with protein sequence MADPSVHLDYPVHERRLDNGLRVVVSPDHATPTIAVNLWYDVGSRHERPHRTGLAHLFEHLMFQGSGHVGSAQHIAILEAAGATANATTSFDRTNYYQSGPAGVLDLALWLEADRMGTLLSALDQTNLDNQRDVVKEEKRQRYDNVPYGDSFRHLLALSFPDRHPYAHPTIGSMEDLDAAVLDDVRIFFQAHYLPGNAVLSIVGDVTPDEAWRKADHYFSPIAPRVLGERPAHGPLPPLGGTPRIDLEQPVPADAVYLSWRLPALDTRAYDALGLAIDILGDGQTSRLHRALVRDGGLAESAGSGTVGLIDGTSLGFVVARAREGTTAAQLEEAVGEVLTDYLAAGPTPQELARARAQHELVTLQDLASVADRADLLSGYATLYDDPTLLNRRLPEVLALSDDEIAAAPGRHLRPEQRATLAYHSTLHGSAR encoded by the coding sequence ATGGCCGATCCGTCCGTCCACCTCGACTATCCCGTCCACGAGCGCCGACTCGACAATGGGCTGCGGGTGGTCGTGAGTCCGGACCACGCCACCCCGACGATCGCGGTCAACCTGTGGTACGACGTCGGTTCTCGCCATGAGCGACCGCACCGCACCGGGCTGGCCCACCTGTTCGAGCACCTGATGTTCCAGGGGTCGGGCCACGTCGGATCGGCGCAGCACATCGCCATCCTGGAGGCCGCCGGCGCCACCGCCAACGCCACCACCTCGTTCGACCGCACCAACTACTACCAGAGCGGCCCGGCCGGCGTCCTCGACCTCGCGCTGTGGCTGGAGGCCGACCGGATGGGCACCCTGCTGTCCGCCCTCGACCAGACGAACCTGGACAACCAGCGCGACGTCGTCAAGGAGGAGAAGCGGCAGCGCTACGACAACGTGCCGTACGGTGACTCCTTCCGCCACCTGCTGGCGTTGTCGTTCCCCGATCGCCACCCGTACGCCCATCCGACGATCGGCTCGATGGAAGACCTCGACGCCGCGGTCCTCGACGACGTCCGGATCTTCTTCCAGGCGCACTACCTGCCCGGCAACGCGGTGCTGTCCATCGTCGGCGACGTCACCCCGGACGAGGCCTGGCGCAAGGCCGACCACTACTTCTCCCCGATCGCCCCGCGGGTCCTCGGCGAACGCCCGGCCCACGGTCCGCTGCCGCCGCTCGGCGGCACTCCGCGGATCGACCTCGAGCAGCCGGTGCCGGCCGACGCCGTCTACCTGAGCTGGCGGTTGCCCGCTCTCGACACCCGGGCGTACGACGCCCTCGGCCTGGCGATCGACATCCTCGGCGACGGGCAGACCTCCCGCCTGCACCGGGCCCTGGTCCGCGACGGTGGTCTGGCCGAGTCCGCCGGCAGCGGCACCGTCGGGCTGATCGACGGCACCTCGCTCGGCTTCGTGGTCGCCCGGGCCCGGGAGGGCACCACCGCCGCCCAGCTCGAGGAAGCGGTCGGCGAAGTGCTCACCGATTACCTGGCCGCAGGTCCGACGCCCCAGGAACTCGCCCGGGCCCGCGCCCAGCACGAGCTGGTCACCCTGCAGGACCTCGCCTCGGTCGCCGACCGGGCCGACCTGCTGTCCGGCTATGCGACCCTGTACGACGACCCGACCCTGCTGAATCGGCGGCTGCCGGAGGTGCTCGCCCTCTCCGACGACGAGATCGCCGCTGCTCCGGGCCGCCACCTCCGGCCCGAGCAGCGGGCCACCCTCGCCTACCACTCCACCCTGCACGGGAGTGCCCGATGA
- a CDS encoding IS481 family transposase has protein sequence MRRLVITAVLSGLSQSEVARAYGVSQGWVSRLMAAYREHGEDAFEPASRAPHTSPNATPPAVVELVITVRHQLSEAGLDAGADTIAWHLAHHHNTRLSRATIHRILTRAGAVTAQPRKRPKSSYTRFQADQPNECWQSDFTHYRLTRPDGSPGRDVEIITWLDDHSRYALHATAHIAITARIVRDTFRQAGDRHGYPAATLTDNGLVYTVRLASQARRGGRTMLENELRRRGIVQKNGRPASPTTQGKVERFQQTMKKWLTAQPEQPATITGLQTLIDAFIEEYNHHRPHRSLPHHATPVTAYTARPKAAPGTDRSRDTHDRVRHDRVSKAGSITLRHDGTLYRIGIGKTYTGTYVLALIHDLDITVINAATGEILRDLTLDPTRLYQPINQPQKQRMARTYAPQVRAIPMS, from the coding sequence ATGCGTCGTCTGGTCATCACCGCCGTCTTGTCGGGCTTGTCGCAGTCCGAGGTCGCCCGGGCCTACGGGGTGTCCCAGGGCTGGGTTTCCCGCCTTATGGCCGCTTACCGTGAACACGGCGAGGATGCCTTCGAACCCGCCTCGCGTGCGCCGCACACGTCACCGAACGCCACCCCACCAGCGGTGGTCGAGTTGGTCATCACCGTGCGTCACCAGTTGTCCGAGGCGGGGCTGGACGCCGGAGCGGACACGATCGCCTGGCACCTCGCCCATCACCACAACACGCGTCTGTCGCGCGCGACGATCCACAGGATCCTCACCCGTGCGGGGGCCGTCACGGCCCAGCCGCGGAAGCGTCCGAAGAGTTCCTACACCCGTTTCCAGGCTGACCAGCCCAACGAGTGCTGGCAGTCCGATTTCACCCACTACCGCCTCACCCGCCCCGACGGGAGCCCCGGACGCGATGTGGAGATCATCACCTGGCTCGACGACCATTCCCGCTACGCCCTTCATGCCACAGCGCATATCGCGATCACCGCTCGGATCGTGCGTGACACGTTCCGCCAGGCCGGTGACCGGCACGGATACCCCGCTGCGACGCTGACCGACAACGGCCTGGTCTATACCGTCCGGCTCGCGTCCCAGGCCCGACGCGGCGGGCGAACGATGCTTGAGAACGAGTTACGTCGTCGCGGCATCGTCCAGAAGAACGGGCGACCAGCCAGCCCGACGACCCAGGGCAAGGTCGAACGCTTCCAACAGACGATGAAGAAATGGCTGACCGCCCAACCCGAACAGCCCGCCACCATCACCGGCTTGCAGACCCTGATCGACGCGTTCATCGAGGAATACAACCACCACCGCCCGCACCGGTCCCTGCCGCACCACGCGACCCCGGTGACCGCCTACACCGCCCGACCGAAAGCCGCCCCCGGCACCGACCGCAGCCGCGACACCCACGACCGGGTCCGCCACGACCGGGTCTCCAAAGCCGGCTCGATCACCCTGCGTCACGACGGCACCCTCTACCGCATCGGGATCGGGAAGACCTACACAGGAACCTACGTCCTGGCCCTCATCCACGACCTCGACATCACCGTCATCAACGCAGCCACCGGCGAAATCCTGCGTGACCTGACCCTCGACCCCACACGCCTCTACCAGCCCATCAACCAACCCCAGAAACAACGAATGGCCCGAACCTACGCACCGCAGGTTCGAGCCATTCCGATGTCCTGA
- a CDS encoding P1 family peptidase yields the protein MIEGFSIGHHTARGDGWLTGTTVVLARDGAVGGIDVRGGGPGTRETDLLSPTAMVHDIHAVVLTGGSAYGLAAADGVMHGLGERGIGFPVPTPQADPPTAVVPIVPAAVIFDLGRGGVTAHRPDAGFGARALAAALAADLDPDGRPAVGSVGAGTGAVCGGLRGGFGYAERTAGPYRVGAALVLNASGPAVDVRTGRPWADTLHTLPAPRSDQRAAIAEALSRVPSFPLNTTIATVLTDAPLDRMAATKTAQVAHDGLARAVRPVHRMMDGDTIFCLASARVDAAPDPRGLFDVLLTAAADVVEEACLGALLAATTAGPWPAYADLVPEVRRPPQ from the coding sequence ATGATCGAAGGCTTCTCCATCGGCCATCACACGGCCCGGGGCGACGGCTGGCTCACCGGGACCACCGTCGTGCTGGCCCGCGACGGCGCCGTCGGCGGCATCGACGTGCGCGGCGGCGGTCCCGGCACCCGGGAGACCGACCTGTTGTCGCCCACGGCGATGGTCCACGACATCCACGCCGTCGTCCTCACCGGTGGCAGTGCGTACGGGCTGGCCGCCGCTGACGGGGTGATGCACGGGCTGGGGGAGCGCGGGATCGGGTTCCCGGTGCCGACGCCCCAGGCCGATCCGCCGACGGCGGTGGTGCCGATCGTGCCCGCCGCGGTCATCTTCGATCTCGGCCGGGGCGGGGTGACGGCGCACCGGCCCGACGCCGGCTTCGGCGCCCGGGCGTTGGCGGCGGCCCTGGCCGCCGACCTCGACCCGGATGGACGGCCCGCGGTCGGCTCGGTCGGCGCCGGCACCGGCGCGGTCTGCGGTGGCCTGCGCGGCGGCTTCGGTTATGCGGAACGTACGGCCGGGCCCTACCGGGTCGGCGCGGCGCTGGTGCTCAATGCCTCCGGCCCGGCGGTCGACGTACGGACCGGCCGTCCCTGGGCGGACACCCTCCACACACTGCCCGCCCCCCGCTCTGACCAGCGGGCCGCGATCGCCGAGGCACTCAGCCGGGTGCCGTCCTTCCCGCTCAACACCACCATCGCGACCGTGCTCACCGACGCACCGCTGGACCGGATGGCGGCCACCAAGACCGCTCAGGTGGCCCACGACGGGCTGGCCCGCGCGGTCCGCCCGGTGCACCGGATGATGGACGGCGACACCATCTTCTGCCTGGCCTCCGCCCGGGTCGACGCCGCCCCGGACCCGCGCGGGCTGTTCGATGTGCTGCTCACCGCGGCCGCCGACGTCGTCGAGGAGGCCTGCCTGGGGGCACTGCTGGCCGCCACCACGGCCGGCCCCTGGCCGGCGTACGCCGACCTCGTCCCTGAGGTGCGACGCCCGCCACAGTGA
- a CDS encoding ABC transporter substrate-binding protein translates to MRRRLGLVVAVVTGLAVMLAGCSGPGARSSGNRLPANTLVIGATAEPPTLDPTVNNAAAIPQVLLYNVYETLVKVDGTGQLQGLLAKDWTVSPDRRTYTFHLQPGATFASGRPVSATDVKWSIERIVSADTSSVLKTQMAVVDTVTAVDDHTAEVTLKRPSNSWLWNMSSTAGIVIDSQSGADLATTPAGSGPYALKAWAKGSQIELVRNGTYWGTRAGVDAVTFRYFTDANAMNAAMLSGDLNVISNVQAPQALDRFSDTSRYTVMQGTTNGEVVLGMNNLNPALKDVRVRRAITYAIDRKALLASVWNGKGTLIGSMVPPTDPWYEDLAGAYPYDPAKAKELLKEAGYENGLTLRLRLPTLAYATGAGRFVQSQLAAVGITVVIDELEFPARWIDVAMRQSDYDLTIVAHVEPRDMVNFADPSYYWHYDSETFRGLMAAADAGTPQEYIDDQRAAARVLSDDAAADWLFLLPNLVVTTPQVTGLNANATSLSFDVTRAAVGS, encoded by the coding sequence ATGCGTCGTCGACTGGGGCTGGTGGTGGCCGTGGTGACCGGACTGGCGGTGATGCTGGCCGGCTGTTCGGGCCCGGGCGCACGCTCCTCCGGGAACCGACTGCCCGCAAACACCCTGGTGATCGGCGCCACCGCCGAACCGCCGACGCTCGACCCGACCGTCAACAATGCCGCGGCCATCCCGCAGGTGCTGCTCTACAACGTGTACGAGACCCTGGTGAAGGTCGACGGCACCGGCCAGCTGCAGGGCCTGCTGGCCAAGGACTGGACGGTCAGCCCGGACCGCCGTACGTACACCTTCCACCTCCAGCCCGGCGCGACCTTCGCCTCCGGACGACCGGTCTCCGCGACCGACGTCAAGTGGAGCATCGAGCGGATCGTCAGCGCCGACACCAGCAGTGTGCTGAAGACCCAGATGGCCGTGGTCGACACGGTCACCGCGGTCGACGATCACACCGCCGAGGTCACCCTGAAGCGCCCGTCGAACAGCTGGCTGTGGAACATGAGCTCCACCGCCGGGATCGTCATCGACTCGCAGTCCGGCGCCGATCTCGCGACGACGCCGGCCGGCTCCGGGCCGTACGCCCTGAAGGCCTGGGCCAAGGGGTCGCAGATCGAGTTGGTGCGCAACGGCACCTACTGGGGCACCCGGGCCGGCGTGGACGCGGTGACCTTCCGGTACTTCACCGACGCCAACGCGATGAACGCGGCGATGCTGTCCGGCGACCTCAACGTGATCTCCAACGTGCAGGCGCCGCAGGCCCTGGACCGGTTCTCCGACACCTCGAGGTACACCGTGATGCAGGGCACCACCAACGGCGAGGTGGTGCTCGGCATGAACAATCTCAATCCCGCACTGAAGGACGTCCGGGTCCGCCGGGCGATCACGTACGCCATCGACCGCAAGGCGCTGCTCGCCTCGGTCTGGAACGGCAAGGGGACGCTGATCGGCTCGATGGTGCCGCCCACCGACCCCTGGTACGAGGACCTGGCCGGCGCCTACCCGTACGATCCGGCCAAGGCGAAGGAACTGCTGAAGGAAGCCGGCTACGAGAACGGCCTCACCCTGCGGCTGCGGTTGCCCACCCTGGCGTACGCCACCGGCGCCGGTCGGTTCGTGCAGAGCCAGCTGGCCGCGGTGGGGATCACCGTGGTGATCGACGAACTCGAGTTCCCGGCCCGATGGATCGACGTGGCGATGCGGCAGAGCGACTACGACCTGACCATCGTGGCGCACGTCGAACCGCGGGACATGGTCAACTTCGCCGACCCGTCCTACTACTGGCACTACGACTCGGAGACGTTCCGTGGCCTGATGGCCGCCGCCGACGCGGGGACGCCGCAGGAGTACATCGACGACCAGCGGGCCGCGGCCAGGGTGCTCTCCGACGACGCTGCCGCCGACTGGCTGTTCCTGCTGCCCAACCTGGTCGTCACCACCCCGCAGGTGACCGGCCTCAACGCCAACGCCACGTCCCTGAGCTTCGACGTGACCCGGGCCGCGGTGGGGAGCTAG
- a CDS encoding ABC transporter permease, producing the protein MSTPVSGLPLRVVRRLAVFLVSVLVASVLVFWVGSALPGNVAQVVLGVQATPDAVARLQHDFGLDRPWPVRYLFWLGGLLHGDLGRSYLTGEPVLSQVVPRLEVTGWLVGLAMLLAVLLAVPAGMWAAVRRRHADGFAVSALSQVGLAVPGFWLGILASLVFAVRLGWLPANGYLPLADGIGGWAAHMVLPVVSLALVQASVLARYVRSATIEVLREDYYRTARAGGWRTVPALLRHGLRNVALPVVTVIGLQLATLLAGAIIIESVFALPGLGRLLLDAVAQRDLMVVQGIVLLLVVAVLAINALVDLSYALLDPRLRSEGRDRG; encoded by the coding sequence GTGTCCACACCGGTGTCCGGCCTGCCGCTGCGGGTGGTGCGACGCCTGGCGGTGTTCCTGGTGAGCGTCCTGGTGGCCTCGGTGCTGGTGTTCTGGGTCGGCTCCGCGCTGCCCGGCAACGTCGCCCAGGTGGTGCTCGGTGTCCAGGCGACCCCGGACGCGGTGGCCCGGCTGCAGCACGACTTCGGCCTCGACCGACCCTGGCCGGTGCGCTACCTGTTCTGGCTGGGCGGGCTGCTGCACGGCGACCTCGGCCGGTCCTACCTCACCGGCGAGCCGGTGCTCTCCCAGGTGGTCCCGCGGTTGGAGGTGACCGGGTGGCTGGTCGGCCTGGCGATGCTGTTGGCCGTGCTGCTGGCGGTGCCGGCCGGGATGTGGGCCGCGGTCCGGCGCCGGCACGCCGACGGGTTCGCCGTGTCCGCGCTCTCCCAGGTCGGTCTGGCGGTGCCGGGTTTCTGGCTCGGCATCCTGGCCAGCCTGGTGTTCGCCGTCCGGCTCGGCTGGCTGCCGGCCAACGGCTACCTCCCGCTCGCCGACGGCATCGGCGGCTGGGCCGCCCACATGGTGCTTCCGGTCGTCTCCCTGGCCCTCGTCCAGGCCTCGGTGCTCGCCCGCTACGTACGATCCGCGACGATCGAGGTGCTCAGGGAGGACTACTACCGCACCGCCCGGGCCGGCGGCTGGCGTACGGTGCCGGCGTTGCTGCGGCACGGCCTGCGCAACGTCGCGCTGCCGGTGGTGACCGTGATCGGCCTGCAACTGGCCACCCTGTTGGCCGGGGCGATCATCATCGAGTCGGTCTTCGCATTGCCCGGACTCGGCCGGCTGCTCCTCGATGCGGTGGCCCAGCGCGACCTGATGGTGGTGCAGGGCATCGTGCTGCTGCTGGTCGTCGCGGTGCTGGCGATCAACGCCCTGGTCGACCTGTCGTACGCCCTGCTCGACCCGCGGCTGCGTTCCGAGGGGCGGGATCGCGGATGA